Part of the Salarias fasciatus chromosome 23 unlocalized genomic scaffold, fSalaFa1.1 super_scaffold_20, whole genome shotgun sequence genome, TATTGACCATAAGGCCCCACTGACTATCTTTTTACTAGTTCAGTCCAATTGAGATCAATTGTTTTTATTGGACCAAACAACCAAATTACACCCTCATCACACTTGTATAATCCCTGTTTGAGTGTGCCCAGTACTTTTGGGTGAATGGGATCTTGCAAATTCTAGATccttaaatgaatgaattttttgGGTTTGGAGTTAATGTTTCAAAATACAATCTTACACAGACATTCCATCGCtggaaaattaacaaaatgCATAAGATTGGCAGATTGTGATGGTAAAAACCTGATTTCAACTGTTTCATTGGGCAAATCACTGAAAAGCGCTTCATATGAATACTCTCGAGATCCCATGTGTTTAATTGTGTACATACTTCATTCCTTGCTGGAGAATGGAGTTCCTTCTGGTCTTGCAGATGATCAGATCGGCCCACTGCACGATCACGATACTGGCGAAGAAAGCTGTATGGCAGGTGAACTCTACGATCTTTCTGCGTTCGTATGTCTgcggaataaaaaaaaaagaaaaaagtgcttAGCAAGTCTTGATGTAGTTTAGACTTAATGTAGTCACATGATTGGGACTTACCCACTGCTGTCCGTAACTGTCTTCCAGGTCATTTACATATTTGTTGTCCCAACGCATTCGAAGACCCAAAAGGTCCATGGGGAGGAAACCATTTTCAGCCAGGATGACAAAATATGTGAAGAAGCCAGCTGTGGCTTGCATCATGCctgacaagaggaaaaaaacagcaacgcTTGAGAGAGGCTTCATTACACACACAGTGATGTTGGTTTCCTGAGAAGTATCTTCTTACCGATCTGGCCGTAGGCTATGCTGATGAGCCTCTCGTTTACGAGTTTGTCTGTTTTGGGGTTTCGGGGCTGCCTCTTCATGATGTCGCTTTCAGCTGCTTCATAAGCCAGGGAGATGGCGGGGACCTGGGAGAGAACACACTCGTCAACAGAGGTTGATTAAAAAGGCCAAGAAATCAGTTTTAAAAAGCTCTGAATCCTCACCATGTCGGTTCCCAGGTCGATACAGAGGATGGTGACGGTTCCCAGGGGAAGGGGGATGTTGGcgatgatgaagagcaggaagggAGAGATCTCGGGGATGTTACTGGTCAGGGTGTAGGCGATGGACTTCTTCAGGTTGTCAAAGATCAGGCGGCCTAAACACAGCAATGTCAGTATCCGGAGGAGGGAATCCAGCATTTAGAGGTATGAAACTTTGATTTCTACCTTCTTCTACTCCGGTAACGATGGAGGCGAAGTTGTCGTCCAGCAGGATCATGTCGGCGGCCTGCTTGGAGACGTCGGATCCGGCGATACCCATAGCGACGCCAATGTCGGCCTTCTTTAAAGCTGGAGAGTCATTCACACCGTCGCCAGTCACAGCCACGATAGCTCCCTGTCAAAAGTAGGAAGTAACTTTAGGATGTCCCCATTAAACCGATAGGCGaaacaaatactttttttgccatttcacTCAGTTGCTGACCTGTCTCTGGCAACCTTCCACGATAATCAgcttctgctggggagaggTTCTGGCAAACACAATTTCAGTGTGGTATTTCAGGACATCGTCAAGTTGATCTGACGTCATGTCTTTCAGTTCGCCGCCGTGGACAACGCAGGCCTTGGCATCCCTGGAAAGGAAAAATGAGAGTTAGGAAAATAGACGGTGACTCAACATTTTCTACATTTGAAACTCAACCTGCCGAGAAGGAACTGGCGAGTCCACTGGCTCAGACACACATCTAGATTTATTTGTCTGCAGTGAATTAACGGTAAAAGCTTTTTTGGCTAAGTAGATTGGAGGAACCTTGTTAGCCAACAGTGATTTAATCCTGCACTTATCAGCACTGATAAACGGCAGATTGACAGTTGTGCCACTTAAGAGCCGCATTTTGAGAAAACGTCTTATACTTGTGCTCAGAAGCTGGTCTGAATAGGCGAAAGATGGCGACTAACCTTGGGTTGACCTCCGATACTGGAACATTTAGGCGTGCGGCGATGTCTTCAACTGTCTCGTTGCCTTCAGAGATGATTCCCACACCTTTAGCAATAGCCTTGGCGGTGATGGGATGATCACCTGTGACCATGATAACCTGAAAGGGGAAATGGTAAGACTTAgtaacaggaagtgagagagaTCAGTTTCCCAACATTCAAAAGGTAACATTTTCCTACTTTGATTCCGGCGCTCCTGCATTTGCCAACGGCATCGGGCACGGCGGCACGAGGAGGGTCAATCATGGACATGAGACCGATGAAACACAGCTTCTCAGTGGGGAAGTTCACTTCGTCAGTGTCAAAAGCAAAGCCCTCGGGGAACTGGTCGTCGGGCAggtggaaatgacagaaacctgaagaaaacagacaaaacgtGGTCATCAGGAACTCAAATATTCCCCGAAACTCCATCGGGTGACTCATTATCCAAGCGTGAAGCTGTCGTACCCAGTACTCTCTCTCCAAGTCCTCCCAGCTCAACGTAGGCATTCTGGAAAGCATCTTTCATCTCTTCATCCAGGGGCTGCTCTTTTCCCCCGAGCatgatggaggagcagcggtCCAAGATCCTCTCTGGGGCTCCTTTCATCACCAGCAGGTGCTTTGATTCTCCAGGAGTGTTGTTCTTATGGATAGAGAGCTGTGGGGAAACAGAAAGATTGAGTCTGAATGTTGATTTTTCAGATTTCTTTAAAGGTACCTAATCAAATTTGTGTCAGTCATGTACGGACCTGGCCACTAGAGGTCCTCGTTTTGCAAATACACTTAGCTTCCCAAACAATGACACATGTTCTCACTATGCGTGGGTGGTGTGGAAGCTAATTTTAATTGCCCCAAGctatggatgtgtgtgtagtGCCTCCACCCATCGTGAGCTGGATGAATCGCTAATggagatggacggatggactccagctgtgTTCCGTTGGATATTTACCTGGTATTTGTTGGTGGAATTGAACGGGATCTCTGCAATCTTCTGGTATTGATCTCTGATGGCTGAAACGGACCCGCAGCACAGTTCAATACACTTCAGTAAGGCAGCTTCCGATGCATCACCCGCCACGTCTCTCTGTGGATTTCAAGGAACAATACACAGCTGGATTAATGAAAGTGAAATCATGCAtgtaaaaaagtgtttttatattATCCTGCACTAGAATACTTTAGTAACACATTTAATTCCCCACATTCCTTATTGATAAAGTAATCCACTAGAGAGTTCTCCGTTTATATGACAAATCAATGGCTCTGTCAAGCTTTTGCAATAGCTGCAGCCATATATTTCTGAGGTTGCCTTCAATTAAGTTGAGTGCTTTTTATAAAGATTTACAGTACAGTTTGGCTGCTTTTGGAGTCTCTTGGATCCCAAAATGCCTCAGTCACTGTTCCTCATGATTAATTTATGTCCAGTATCGAATTCAACTGTTTTCGTGGGCACAAAAGATCCCACAGAGTAattagctgtgtgtttgtttacacccAGAGAGGGGGAACACCAAATGGATAATGTTACTGATATGGTTTTCGAGTGATTAATTATTAAAAGTCTTTATAAAGGATTAACTAGAGCAAAACGGTTGGTGCTTTGTTAAAACTGGTTTCACCTTCAGAATGGGGACGTTGTTTTGCTCGGCCAAGAAGACGGCGCGGTTGCAGAGCCCGGCGATCCTGGCCAGGCCGGCCCACGTGGCCGAGCTCCTGTCGAAGGAGGTCCCGCTCTGATTCTCGGTGGTGTCGGCCTCGTGGATCTGGTTGTCGAACCACATGTGAGCCACGGTCATCCTGTTCTGGGTCAGGGTGCCGGTCTTGTCTGAGCagatggtggaggtggagcccaGGGTCTCCACGGCCTCCAGGTTCTTCACCAGGCAGTTCTTCTTGGCCATACGCTTAGCGGTCagggtcagacacacctggagacatGGAGAGTGTCAACACATGGCACCATTTCTGGAACCTGGATTGGATTTCATGTCAAAAACCAGGACTCACAGTGACAGTAGCCAGGAGACCTTCAGGCACGTTGGCGACGATGATACCGATGAGGAAGATGACAGCCTCCAGCCATCCGTACCCGAGGATGAGggagaggatgaagaaagaaaCACCCAAGAAGACGGCCACTCCGGTGATGATGTGGATGAAATGTTCGATTTCCTTGGCGATGGGAGTTTTACCGCCCTCCAGGCTGGAAGCCAGGGTGGCGATACGACCCATGACGGTGCGGTCTCCAGTGTTGATGACGATTCCTTTGGCAGTACCTGGATTTAGAAGAGACATTTTGTGGGTAAATGAACAGTTTAGACTACATGTTTGGTAAAACATATT contains:
- the LOC115383962 gene encoding sodium/potassium-transporting ATPase subunit alpha-1 isoform X3, with amino-acid sequence MGLGRGKDDYKLAATSDGGDKKGKKGKGEKDMDDLKKEVDLDDHKLTLDELHRKYGTDLSRGLSASRAKEILARDGPNALTPPPTTPEWVKFCKQLFGGFSMLLWIGAILCFLAYGIQAAYEDEPANDNLYLGVVLSAVVIITGCFSYYQEAKSSKIMDSFKNLVPQQALVIRDGEKKSINAEEVVVGDLVEVKGGDRIPADLRIISAHGCKVDNSSLTGESEPQTRTPDFSNDNPLETRNIVFFSTNCVEGTAKGIVINTGDRTVMGRIATLASSLEGGKTPIAKEIEHFIHIITGVAVFLGVSFFILSLILGYGWLEAVIFLIGIIVANVPEGLLATVTVCLTLTAKRMAKKNCLVKNLEAVETLGSTSTICSDKTGTLTQNRMTVAHMWFDNQIHEADTTENQSGTSFDRSSATWAGLARIAGLCNRAVFLAEQNNVPILKRDVAGDASEAALLKCIELCCGSVSAIRDQYQKIAEIPFNSTNKYQLSIHKNNTPGESKHLLVMKGAPERILDRCSSIMLGGKEQPLDEEMKDAFQNAYVELGGLGERVLGFCHFHLPDDQFPEGFAFDTDEVNFPTEKLCFIGLMSMIDPPRAAVPDAVGKCRSAGIKVIMVTGDHPITAKAIAKGVGIISEGNETVEDIAARLNVPVSEVNPRDAKACVVHGGELKDMTSDQLDDVLKYHTEIVFARTSPQQKLIIVEGCQRQGAIVAVTGDGVNDSPALKKADIGVAMGIAGSDVSKQAADMILLDDNFASIVTGVEEGRLIFDNLKKSIAYTLTSNIPEISPFLLFIIANIPLPLGTVTILCIDLGTDMVPAISLAYEAAESDIMKRQPRNPKTDKLVNERLISIAYGQIGMMQATAGFFTYFVILAENGFLPMDLLGLRMRWDNKYVNDLEDSYGQQWTYERRKIVEFTCHTAFFASIVIVQWADLIICKTRRNSILQQGMKNRILIFGLFEETALAAFLSYCPGMDVALRMFPLKPCWWFCAFPYSLLIFLYDEARRYILRRNPGGWVEQETYY